Sequence from the Osmerus eperlanus chromosome 23, fOsmEpe2.1, whole genome shotgun sequence genome:
CACAATCACCGCACGCTTAACACACTCTCCGCACGAGACTCACGGAGGTATTCTACATGTACTTGGTTGCGCCCTGGTGCTGGATGACAACGGCACAACACGTGGTGTCATTGTGACGTGCCACACCCTCTCTTGGTTTGTGACTTTGTTCCACCACGGAGCTTAAACTGGTTGTTCTAGAATTCACGGATGTGTTCTAGTACTCAATATTCAAGTCTTGACAGAGTCAAATCCGTTAACTGGTATTACTGTGTCCCTCAGGTCCAAATCGTCACATCAAATTACAATAGACAGAGTCAGCTCCTTGTTACTACACCGGCTGGCAGGCTCTGATTGGTCCAACTCACCGATGTCATCACGAGTTTGCCGTTGTTCAGGAAAGTGGTGAAGAACTTGAAAACGCCATTGCTGTTTGCGCACACATAGGTGGTGACGTTTGAGCTCTGCAAGACAAGGAGGGAGGTGCATTTTAACATGAGTTTTCTTTGTATGTTAACCATGTTCACTGTCATTTCATCCCACATAAGGGTTAGGAATGTTGGAGGAGACAGGCTCAACAAACCTACTTTGACGACAACTATTCAGTAATCCTAATCAATGTAGTTCATAATTGTTTAGAAAGGTCTTCGACACTTTAGTACTAGGAGAAAAAGGAAGTAGAGTATAGGCTAgttctaaaaataacgtaataaataaaaaagcctGGCCCGATATGAAGATGGCCCACATGCGAACCATACGATACATAGACAACTCATAGGCCTACCTGTGCAGCGCTAGTTGCGAGTCCCATGGCAACGTAGCCGGTTGAAGGCCCATTCAGCTCGAAATCGAAGACCTGGCCGGAGGACTGGGCCGCAGACAACGAAGAAACAGGACTCAGAGCTGGGATTGCAGGTCGATGGCTCGGAAGCACAAAACTTGTCCTTTTTGCAGAAATCCCTGGTGATGTTGGACTGTAGACgtggtggagagaagagagagagagagagagagagagagagagagagagagagagagagagagagagagagagagagagagagagagagagagagagggagggagggagggagggagggagggagggagggagggagggagggagggagggagggagggagggagggagggagggagggagggagggagggagggagggagggagggagagagagagagagagagagaggggggggggggggggagagggagagagggagagagggagggagacactggTTGAGAACGATCCATATAACTGACGGGTTTAGCATGTTTGAGAAAACGAGAGATGGTGAGggtgtttgtatttgtatatGTTTGCTAACCGTGAAAGTCTCAACAGTGGTATTTACTGACGAACAGAGTGGTGGTCTGGATGGTAGTGGGTTCTGCTGTTGCAGGGACACCTGTGGCCATAGTGGATCCTCCTGTTGTAGCTGTGTTCATGGGATTGGTGGCCGCAGGGGACACCGTAGGAGCAGCAGATGTGGCATTCATTGCCTCTGTGGTGTTCTGTGCCTTTGCCCCCAGCGACAGACAGGCCAATGCCACCATCGCCACAAACCATAACTAGTCTGCTGTCCATTTCTATAAGGAGGGAAAGGTTTTTTAATTTAATTCAATTATTATACCTTTTATTTTTACCATGTAAGTCAACAAAGCAGATGTTTGAGATAGGTCTCTTGTAGGGACAagcttattcttatttttatattttattttatatttaaattgttttattcttagattgtttagttcttaggaatagttaaacttctgtacctttacttaaataaagattcgtatatgtttagagttgcacctccctgccacagtaaattccgtgtttgtataacatacatggcgaataaaccgaattctgattctgaattcaAAGGAAGCAAATATGGTAAAATAAAACTAATGGGGGACAGAACAAAATCTATGTGTTTGATGATTTATATTAGTTAAGAACCAAATAAGAATCattattcttgtaaatgttaaaGTACATTTAAGTGTAAACTCGATAAACCTGACACTTACAGTAAGTTTAACATTTTATCTTTAGAAGCTCTATAGCAATATTAAATGCTACATTTTACATGGACCACACAATATTTACCTTTTTGATGTGGGTTTTGAGGTGAATAGCCTCCTGATGAAGAAAGTTCAAGTGAAAAAGGGAGACGCTTCTCAGAGATGATGCAGGTGCGCGTGACAGAGATGCTCTCGGCGGGTGCTTTGGTTCGGTTGTGGGATCTGAAGGCCGGTATTTAACACTTTAGAAGGGTGcgaaaaagagggaggagaaatggTCGGAATGGGATGGAGGATGGTGACGTTTTTTTTTCTATTATGGTACAAAGACAATTCGACATCTTGTGTTTCGAGGAGGGTTTGACTGGAAAAATAATTGTGTCCCTCCTATTNNNNNNNNNNNNNNNNNNNNNNNNNNNNNNNNNNNNNNNNNNNNNNNNNNNNNNNNNNNNNNNNNNNNNNNNNNNNNNNNNNNNNNNNNNNNNNNNNNNNNNNNNNNNNNNNNNNNNNNNNNNNNNNNNNNNNNNNNNNNNNNNNNNNNNNNNNNNNNNNNNNNNNNNNNNNNNNNNNNNNNNNNNNNNNNNNNNNNNNNGGCTCGGAAGCCACAAAACTTCTTCTTTTTGCAGAAATCCTGGTGATGTTGGACTGTAgacgtgtggagagagagagagagagagagagagagagagagagagagagagagagagagagagagagagagaggagagagggaggaggggagggagggagggaggagggagggagggagggagggagggaggagagagagagagagagagagagaggaggaggagaggagagaggagaggggggggggggggggggggggggggagagggaggagagagggagagagggagggagacactggTTGAGAACGATCCATATAACTGACGGGGTTTAGCATGTTTGAGAAAACGAGAGATGGTgaggtgtgtttgtatttgtatatGTTTGCTAACCGTGAAAGTCTCAACAGTGGTATTACTGACGAACGGAGTGGGTGGTCTGGATGGTAGTGGATCCTCCTGTTGCAGGGACACTTGGGGCCATAGTGGACTCCTGTTGCAGGGACACTTGGGGCCATAGTGGATCCTCCTGTTGCAGGGACACTTGGGGCCATAGTGGATCCTCCTGTCTGCAGGGGACATTGGGGCCATAGTGGATCCTCCTGTTGCAGGGACACTTGGGGCCATAGTGGATCCTCCTGTTGCAGGGACACTTGGGGCCATAGTGGATCCTCCTGTTGCAGGGACACTTGGGGCCATAGTGGATCCTCCTGTTGCAGGGACACCTGTGGCCATAGTGGATCCTCCTGTTGCAGGGACACTTGGGCCATAGTGGATCCTCCTGTTGCAGGGACACTTGGGGCCATAGTGATCCTCCTGTGCGGGACACTTGGGGCCATAGTGGATCCTCTGTTGCAGGGACACTTGGGGCCATAGTGGATCCTCCTGTTGCAGGACACTTGGGGCCATAGTGGATCCTCCTGTTGCAGGGGACACTTGGGGCCATAGTGGATCCTCCTGTTGCAGGGACACTTGGGGCCATAGTGGATCCTCCTGTTGCAGGGACACTTGGGGCCATAGTGGGATCCTCCTGTTGCAGGGACACTTGGGGCCATAGTGGATCCTCCTGTTGCAGGGACACTTGGGGCCATAGTGGATCCTCCTGTTGCAGGGACACTTGGGGCCATAGTGGATCCTCCTGTTGCAGGGACAACCCCTGTGGCCATAGTGGATCCTCCTGTTGCAGGGACACCTGTGGCCATAGTGGATCCTCCTGTTGCAGGGACACTTGGGGCCATAGTGGATCCTCCTGTTGCAGGGACACCTGTGGCCATAGTGGATCCTCCTGTTTGTAGCTGTGTTCATGGGATCGGTGGCCACAGGGGACACCGTAGGAGCAGCAGATGTGGCATTCATTGCCTCTGTGGTGTTCTGTGCCTTTGCCCCCAGCGACAGACAGGCCAATGCCACCATCGCCACAACCATAACTAGTCTGCTGTCCATTTCTATAAGGAGGGGAAACGTTTTTTAATTTAATTCAATTATTTATACCTTTTATTTTTACCATGTAAGTCAACAAAGCAGATGTTTGAGATAGGTCTCTTGTAGGGACAagcttattcttattttttatattttattttatatttaaattgttttattcttagattgtttagttcttaggaatagtttaaacttctgtacctttacttaattaaagattcgtatatgtttagtgttgcacctccctgccacagtaaattccgtgtttgtataacatacatggcgaataaacccgaattctgattctgattctgaattcaAAGGAAGCAAATATGTAAAATAAAACTAATGGGGGACAGACAAAATCTATGTGTTTGATGATTTATATTAGTTAAGAACCAAATAAGAATCATTATTCTTGTAAAAATGTTAAAGTACATTTAAGTGTAAACTCGATAAACCTGACACTTACAGTAAGTTTAACATTTTATCTTTAGAAGCTCTATAGCAATATTAAATGCTACATTTTACATGGACCACACAATATTTACCTTTTTGATGTGGGTTTTGAGGTGAATAGCCTCCTGATGAAGAAAGTTCAAGTGAAAAAGGGAGACGCTTCTCAGAGATGATGCAGGTGCGCGTGACAGAGATGCTCTCGGCGGGTGCTTTGGTTCGGTTGTGGGATCTGAAGCCGGTATTTAACACTTTAGAAGGGTGcgaaaaagagggaggagaaatggTCGGAA
This genomic interval carries:
- the LOC134010083 gene encoding uncharacterized protein LOC134010083; the protein is MNATSAAPTVSPVATDPMNTATNRRIHYGHRCPCNRRIHYGPKCPCNRRIHYGHRCPCNRRIHYGHRGCPCNRRIHYGPKCPCNRRIHYGPKCPCNRRIHYGPKCPCNRRIPLWPQVSLQQEDPLWPQVSLQQEDPLWPQVSPATGGSTMAPRGSLWPQVSLQQEDPLWPKCPCNRRIHYGHRCPCNRRIHYGPKCPCNRRIHYGPKCPCNRRIHYGPKCPCNRRIHYGPNCPCNRRIHYHPDHPLRSSVIPLLRLSRPTSPGISAKRTSFVLPSHRPAIPALSPVSSLSAAQSSGQVFDFELNGPSTGYVAMGLATSAAQSSNVTTYVCANSNGVFKFFTTFLNNGKLVMTSLPVNKVKGVVRGSCSSVPSRPLSPGPTSPPGLLTPALSSPCRMEPLLMTRWEPPKHSCGALRRST